The Terriglobus sp. TAA 43 sequence CTCAGCGCTACAGTGCCGCGAATGGGCCGATAACGTGGCCAGCGATGATGGCCGCCAGCGTTTCGTCGCAGGCGCCATTGGCCCTCTGACGGTATCGTTGTCCAATTCGCCGGATGCCGACGATCCCGGCTTCCGCGTCGTGACCTTCGATCAGGTACGCGAAGCCTACAAGCTTCAGACACGCGCGCTGATTGCGGGTAAAGTCGACACCCTACTCGTGGAAACCATCTTCGACTCGCTCAATGCAAAGGCCGCGCTCGTAGCCATCCGCGAAGTCTTCGACGAAGACAAAGTAGAGCTTCCGGTGATGATTTCTGCAGCCGTTGGTCGCGGTGGCGAGACCATGATCTCCGCCCAGACAGTAGAAGCATTCTGGAACGCGGTGAGTCATGTAAATCCGCTGTCTGTCGGACTGAATTGCTCTATTGGCCCGGACCTCATGTTCCCGTTCCTTAGCGAACTCTCAGCGAAAGCTCACACTGCCATCAGCGCCTATCCGAACGCCGGCCTGCCCAATCCCCTGTCGCCCACAGGGTTCGATCTGGAACCAGAGGACATGGCGCGTTTCCTCGGCGACTTCGCTAATAATGGCCTCATTAACATTGCAGGTGGATGCTGTGGCAATACACCGGAACACATAGCCGCCATTGCTAAAGCCCTCGACGGCAAACATCCGCGCGAATACGCATTGGAACTGGCAGGAGCACGATGATCTCGCAACGCCCCCTGCGCCTTTCAGGCTCGCAACCTTTCACGCAACAGCCCGGTGTCTTCATCATGCTGGGCGAACGCACCAACGTTGCCGGTTCGCCAAAGTTTGCCAAGCTCATCAAGGAAGGCAAGTACGAAGAGGCTGTCGCCATTGCGCGTCAGCAGGTAGAGAACGGTGCCAACGTCATCGACATCTGCATGGACGAGGGCATGATCGACGGCGTCGCCGCCATGACTCGCTTCCTGCAGCTCCTCGCCAGCGAACCTGAAGTAGCAAAGGTTCCCTTCATGGTGGACTCCTCAAAGTGGGAAGTCATCGAGGCTGGATTGAAATGCCTGCAAGGCAAAGGCATCGTCAACTCCATCTCGTTGAAGGAAGGCGAAGAGAAGTTCCTGCAGAATGCGCGCACCGTGCGTAAATTTGGCGCTGCGGTTGTC is a genomic window containing:
- a CDS encoding homocysteine S-methyltransferase family protein, giving the protein MFSNSDQHPLRKVLQERIAIIDGAMGTTIRTYGMTEADMRGERFKDAPKDLLNNGDLFSLTQPEMICDIHRRFLVAGADIVETNTFSATGIAQSEFFVEDPREHGGRKDPDFYQKILENKFLNDLAWEINEVSALQCREWADNVASDDGRQRFVAGAIGPLTVSLSNSPDADDPGFRVVTFDQVREAYKLQTRALIAGKVDTLLVETIFDSLNAKAALVAIREVFDEDKVELPVMISAAVGRGGETMISAQTVEAFWNAVSHVNPLSVGLNCSIGPDLMFPFLSELSAKAHTAISAYPNAGLPNPLSPTGFDLEPEDMARFLGDFANNGLINIAGGCCGNTPEHIAAIAKALDGKHPREYALELAGAR